A region from the Streptomyces sp. 3214.6 genome encodes:
- a CDS encoding alkaline phosphatase family protein, which produces MAQFAPWDYPEPLAVGSAPVPEYGSGSLADLLPTLAAGMGVPGTNAAIPELTPADRNCVFLIDGLGWEQIKDHADEAPYLHALLAGSRGGTGRPLTAGYPATTATSLASVGTGLPPGAHGLPGYTVRNPATGELMNQLRWQPWTAPAAWQPYPTVFQLAHEAGVHAAQVSSPAFQNTPLTKVALSGGTFHGRLTGEERMDLAAEQLAAGDRSLVYTYYAELDGAGHRYGVASDTWRGQLMYVDRLVQRLAEQLPPRSALYVTADHGMVDVPFDEEHRIDFDADWELRAGVALLGGEGRARHVYAVPGAEDDVLTCWREVLGEQFWVASREEAIAAGWFGPRIDERVYARLGDVVAAARDDVLIIASEREPKESAMVGNHGSMTPAEQLVPLLEVRS; this is translated from the coding sequence ATGGCTCAGTTCGCCCCCTGGGACTACCCTGAACCGCTGGCCGTCGGCTCCGCCCCCGTCCCCGAGTACGGCTCCGGCTCCCTCGCCGACCTGCTGCCCACCCTGGCGGCGGGCATGGGCGTACCCGGCACGAACGCGGCGATCCCGGAACTGACCCCGGCCGACCGCAACTGCGTCTTCCTCATCGACGGCCTCGGCTGGGAGCAGATCAAGGACCACGCCGACGAGGCGCCCTATCTGCACGCGCTCCTCGCCGGCTCGCGCGGCGGCACCGGACGCCCGCTCACCGCCGGCTACCCGGCGACCACCGCGACCTCCCTCGCCTCCGTCGGCACCGGCCTCCCGCCTGGCGCCCACGGCCTGCCCGGCTACACCGTGCGCAACCCGGCCACCGGCGAGCTGATGAACCAGCTCCGCTGGCAGCCGTGGACCGCGCCGGCCGCCTGGCAGCCGTACCCCACGGTCTTCCAGCTCGCCCACGAGGCGGGCGTGCACGCCGCCCAGGTGTCGTCCCCGGCGTTCCAGAACACCCCGCTGACCAAGGTCGCGCTCAGCGGCGGAACGTTTCACGGGCGTCTCACCGGCGAGGAGCGGATGGACCTCGCCGCCGAGCAACTCGCCGCCGGCGACCGCTCCCTCGTCTACACGTACTACGCCGAACTGGACGGCGCGGGGCACCGCTACGGCGTCGCCTCCGACACCTGGCGCGGCCAGCTCATGTACGTCGACCGGCTCGTCCAGCGCCTGGCCGAGCAACTCCCGCCGCGCAGCGCGCTCTACGTCACCGCCGACCACGGCATGGTCGACGTGCCCTTCGACGAGGAGCACCGCATCGACTTCGACGCGGACTGGGAGCTGCGCGCCGGGGTCGCCCTGCTGGGCGGCGAGGGCCGCGCCCGTCACGTCTACGCCGTACCGGGCGCCGAGGACGACGTCCTGACCTGCTGGCGCGAGGTGCTCGGCGAGCAGTTCTGGGTGGCCTCCCGGGAGGAGGCGATCGCCGCGGGCTGGTTCGGGCCGCGGATCGACGAGCGGGTGTACGCGCGCCTCGGCGATGTGGTCGCGGCCGCCCGGGACGACGTCCTGATCATCGCCTCCGAACGGGAGCCCAAGGAGTCGGCGATGGTCGGCAACCACGGCTCGATGACCCCTGCCGAGCAGTTGGTCCCCCTGCTCGAAGTACGCTCCTGA
- the leuA gene encoding 2-isopropylmalate synthase: MAAPSQSTAFPTLRTPAGDVPADAPRWNPQRPSAMPHHRYQPAHQRVALPLTERTWPSRRLERAPLWVPVDLRDGNQALAEPMDTTRKRRMFDLLVTMGFKEIEVGYPSASQTDFDFVRHLADSGTVPDDVTVSVFTAAREDLIDRTIASVEGLPRTLVHLYTATAPTWRNVVLSRSRAEVHRLILDAAGYLLRKAEQRPGADIRFEFSPEVFNLTEPDFVLEVCDSVTELWEASPDRPVIHNLPATVEIATPNVYADQIEYMDRHLARRDSVILSVHPHNDRGTGVACAELAVLAGAQRVEGCLFGNGERTGNVDLVTLALNLYAQGVNPMVDFSDIDAVREVVEHCNRLPVHPRHPYGGDLVHTAFSGTHQDAIAKGMAHHAKQAAEQGLAAEEAPWAVPYLPIDPGDIGRTYEEVIRINSQSGKGGIAHLLHTHHGLDLPQSMRPDFSRAVQHVTDSTGQELSHKELWELFRTTYIAPALHGPIALASWNATEPAPGEHRFTCALRTGGQEHSCHGTGNGPLSALADALRTVGITVDILGYTEHSTSTGPGSPAVAYAECRVNGMTRWGAGWDTSVLTASVHAVMAAVNRCEQASS; this comes from the coding sequence ATGGCTGCTCCCTCTCAGAGCACGGCGTTTCCCACCCTGCGCACCCCCGCCGGTGACGTCCCGGCGGACGCGCCGCGCTGGAACCCCCAGCGTCCGAGCGCGATGCCGCACCACCGTTACCAGCCCGCGCACCAGCGGGTCGCCCTGCCCCTGACCGAACGCACCTGGCCCTCGCGCCGGCTCGAGCGGGCCCCCCTGTGGGTGCCGGTCGATCTGCGCGACGGCAACCAGGCGCTGGCCGAGCCGATGGACACCACGCGCAAGCGCCGGATGTTCGACCTCCTGGTCACCATGGGCTTCAAGGAGATCGAGGTCGGCTACCCGTCCGCCAGCCAGACCGACTTCGACTTCGTACGGCACCTGGCCGACAGCGGCACCGTCCCCGACGACGTGACCGTCTCCGTGTTCACCGCGGCCCGCGAAGACCTGATCGACCGGACCATCGCCTCCGTCGAAGGCCTCCCCCGCACCCTCGTGCACCTCTACACCGCGACCGCGCCCACCTGGCGGAACGTGGTCCTGTCCCGCTCCCGTGCCGAGGTCCACCGGCTGATCCTGGACGCCGCCGGCTACCTGCTGCGCAAGGCCGAACAGCGGCCGGGCGCCGACATCCGGTTCGAGTTCTCCCCGGAGGTCTTCAACCTCACGGAACCGGACTTCGTCCTGGAGGTGTGCGACAGCGTGACCGAGCTGTGGGAGGCGAGCCCCGACCGGCCGGTGATCCACAACCTGCCCGCGACCGTGGAGATCGCCACGCCCAACGTGTACGCGGACCAGATCGAGTACATGGACCGTCACCTGGCGCGCCGCGACTCGGTGATCCTCTCCGTCCACCCGCACAACGACCGCGGCACCGGCGTCGCCTGCGCCGAACTCGCCGTGCTGGCGGGGGCGCAGCGCGTCGAGGGCTGTCTGTTCGGCAACGGCGAGCGCACCGGGAACGTCGACCTGGTGACCCTGGCCCTCAATCTGTACGCGCAGGGCGTGAACCCGATGGTCGACTTCTCCGACATCGACGCGGTGCGCGAGGTGGTGGAGCACTGCAACCGGCTGCCGGTCCACCCCCGCCACCCCTACGGCGGCGACCTCGTGCACACCGCCTTCTCCGGCACCCACCAGGACGCCATCGCCAAGGGCATGGCCCACCACGCCAAGCAGGCCGCCGAGCAGGGCCTCGCCGCCGAGGAGGCACCGTGGGCGGTGCCGTACCTGCCCATCGACCCGGGTGACATCGGCCGTACCTACGAGGAGGTCATCCGCATCAACTCCCAGTCCGGCAAGGGAGGCATCGCCCACCTCCTGCACACCCATCACGGGCTGGACCTGCCCCAGTCGATGCGCCCGGACTTCTCCCGCGCCGTGCAGCACGTCACCGACTCCACCGGCCAGGAGCTGAGCCACAAGGAGCTGTGGGAGCTCTTCCGCACCACCTACATCGCCCCGGCCCTGCACGGCCCCATCGCCCTGGCCTCCTGGAACGCCACGGAACCCGCCCCCGGCGAGCACCGGTTCACCTGTGCCCTGCGCACCGGTGGGCAGGAGCACTCCTGTCACGGCACCGGCAACGGACCGCTGTCCGCCCTCGCCGACGCACTGCGCACCGTGGGCATCACCGTCGACATCCTCGGCTACACCGAGCACTCCACCAGCACCGGGCCGGGCAGCCCCGCCGTGGCCTACGCAGAGTGCCGGGTGAACGGCATGACCCGCTGGGGCGCGGGCTGGGACACCTCCGTCCTGACCGCGTCGGTCCACGCCGTCATGGCCGCCGTCAACCGCTGCGAACAGGCCTCCTCGTGA
- a CDS encoding FadR/GntR family transcriptional regulator, with translation MSLGALRPSPLVEQATEHLREQITGGEWAVGTKLPGETALAKSLGVGRSTVREALRALAGAGLVQARQGAGVFVIATKPKEDWSTQLRQAVITDVYEVRMLLEVEAAQLAAQRRTEDDITALHDALARRRDAANAGNAEFVEADIALHRVMVAAAHNPVLTSLFTEFVPVLQRRLLDLVELLSLRSDNPNHGDAGHAVLVNAVVQGDAEAAGRALRDELQQTLALLNSL, from the coding sequence ATGTCACTAGGTGCCTTGCGGCCGTCCCCCTTGGTCGAACAGGCCACGGAACACCTGCGCGAGCAGATCACCGGCGGCGAGTGGGCCGTGGGAACGAAACTCCCTGGCGAGACCGCCCTCGCCAAGTCCCTCGGCGTGGGACGCTCCACCGTCCGCGAGGCCCTGCGCGCACTGGCCGGCGCGGGACTGGTGCAGGCACGTCAGGGTGCCGGAGTCTTCGTCATCGCGACCAAACCCAAGGAGGACTGGTCCACCCAGCTCCGCCAAGCGGTCATCACGGACGTCTACGAGGTGCGGATGCTCCTCGAGGTGGAGGCCGCGCAGCTGGCCGCGCAGCGCCGGACCGAGGACGACATCACCGCCCTCCACGATGCCCTGGCCAGACGCCGTGACGCCGCGAACGCCGGCAACGCCGAGTTCGTCGAGGCCGACATCGCCCTGCATCGGGTCATGGTCGCCGCGGCCCACAACCCGGTCCTCACCAGCCTGTTCACCGAGTTCGTGCCGGTGCTCCAGAGACGGCTGCTCGATCTCGTCGAGTTGCTCAGCCTGCGCTCCGACAATCCGAACCATGGCGACGCGGGACACGCCGTCCTGGTGAACGCCGTTGTGCAGGGGGATGCCGAGGCGGCCGGACGGGCGCTGCGGGACGAGCTGCAGCAGACCCTGGCCCTGCTCAACTCCCTCTGA
- a CDS encoding DUF5998 family protein: protein MEGMAKTSTTTQGLRAAIERSGYYPALVAEAVEAAVGGEPIRSFLVHQETTFDQNEVRRHVTVLVLTGNRFIVSHTDEQAADTTSPTPYATTSTESVKLGRISSVVLSRVVANPESYAPGTLPREVVLTIGWGAVSRIDLEPAACGDPNCDADHGYTGNSTADDLSLRVSEAGDGPETVRQALAFAQSLSEATADVTR from the coding sequence ATGGAGGGCATGGCCAAGACCAGTACGACGACCCAGGGGCTGCGCGCGGCGATCGAGCGCAGCGGCTACTACCCGGCCCTCGTGGCCGAGGCGGTGGAGGCCGCTGTGGGCGGCGAGCCGATCCGGTCGTTCCTGGTCCACCAGGAGACCACGTTCGACCAGAACGAGGTGCGCCGGCACGTGACCGTGCTGGTGCTCACCGGCAACCGCTTCATCGTCAGCCACACCGACGAACAGGCCGCCGACACCACCTCCCCGACGCCGTACGCCACGACGTCGACGGAGTCCGTGAAGCTCGGCCGGATCTCCTCGGTCGTGCTCAGCCGCGTGGTCGCCAACCCGGAGTCGTACGCGCCGGGCACGCTGCCGCGCGAGGTCGTGCTGACCATCGGCTGGGGCGCCGTCTCCCGCATCGACCTGGAACCGGCCGCCTGCGGCGACCCCAACTGCGACGCCGACCACGGCTACACCGGCAACTCCACGGCGGACGACCTGAGTCTGCGCGTCAGCGAGGCCGGGGACGGCCCGGAGACGGTGCGCCAGGCGCTCGCCTTCGCGCAGTCGCTCTCCGAGGCCACCGCGGACGTCACCCGCTGA
- a CDS encoding GntR family transcriptional regulator, which yields MRIPAHSVCTAVRDDIVSGVYERGSRLTEELLARRYGVSRVPVREALRTLEAEGFVVTRRHAGACVAEPTEQEAADVLEMRMLLEPLGAARAAQRRTEAHLKVLRGLVRLGQERARRGTSEDLRSLGGWFHETLAQSSGSHALTSMLTQLRHKIAWMYAVEAPVNPVESWAEHGAIVDAVARGDQERARAITALHTERTTAAHRLRFSGGPERIDRVRTSQPPVNMTSVRH from the coding sequence ATGCGTATTCCGGCGCACTCGGTGTGCACGGCCGTCCGGGACGACATCGTCTCGGGTGTCTACGAGCGCGGCAGCCGCCTCACCGAGGAACTCCTCGCCCGCCGCTACGGCGTTTCCCGCGTCCCGGTCCGGGAGGCGCTGCGCACGCTGGAGGCCGAGGGCTTCGTCGTGACGCGGCGGCACGCGGGCGCGTGCGTCGCGGAGCCGACCGAGCAGGAGGCGGCGGACGTGCTGGAGATGCGCATGCTCCTGGAGCCGCTGGGCGCCGCCCGGGCCGCCCAGCGGCGCACGGAGGCCCATCTGAAGGTGCTTCGTGGCCTCGTCCGGCTGGGCCAGGAGCGGGCCAGGAGGGGCACCAGCGAGGATCTGCGCTCCCTGGGCGGCTGGTTCCACGAGACGCTCGCCCAGTCCTCCGGTAGCCATGCCCTGACGTCGATGCTCACCCAGCTGCGCCACAAGATCGCCTGGATGTACGCGGTGGAGGCGCCGGTCAACCCGGTGGAGTCCTGGGCGGAGCACGGCGCGATCGTGGACGCCGTGGCGCGCGGCGACCAGGAGCGCGCGCGGGCGATCACGGCGCTGCACACCGAACGCACGACGGCCGCGCACCGACTGCGCTTTTCCGGCGGACCGGAGCGCATCGACCGTGTGAGGACTTCGCAACCTCCAGTAAACATGACGAGCGTGCGGCATTAA
- a CDS encoding ABC transporter ATP-binding protein, whose protein sequence is MTTAPVLHAQDVEVVRDGSAILSGVSLTVRAGEHWALLGPNGAGKTTLLALLGALAHPTRGTVEVLGHRLGRVDMRQLRSSVGHVNPRHDLRSALKVHDVVLTGVTNSLERIPRWTPAPEQVALADRLIELLGLGDRREARWPTLSQGERGRALIARALMPSPRLLLLDEPATGLDVAGREQLIERLDTLQHSYPDLASVLVTHHLEELPPGTTHVLLLRDGRPLASGPVEDVLTSDQVSKCFDHPIRLTRTDGRWSVTARRAPRPPAG, encoded by the coding sequence GTGACCACAGCACCGGTACTCCACGCGCAGGACGTGGAGGTCGTCCGCGACGGCAGCGCGATCCTGAGCGGTGTGTCGCTGACCGTACGGGCCGGCGAGCACTGGGCGCTGCTCGGCCCAAACGGCGCGGGCAAGACCACCCTGCTGGCTCTCCTCGGGGCGCTCGCCCACCCCACGCGCGGCACCGTCGAGGTGCTGGGCCACCGGCTGGGACGGGTCGACATGCGCCAACTGCGCTCATCCGTCGGACATGTCAACCCGCGGCACGACCTGCGCTCGGCCCTCAAGGTCCACGACGTGGTGCTGACCGGCGTCACCAACTCCCTCGAACGCATCCCCCGATGGACTCCGGCCCCCGAGCAGGTCGCCCTCGCCGACCGCCTCATCGAGCTGCTCGGCCTCGGCGACCGCCGCGAGGCACGGTGGCCGACCCTGTCCCAGGGCGAGCGGGGCCGTGCGCTGATCGCCCGGGCGCTGATGCCCAGTCCGCGGCTGCTGCTGCTCGACGAACCCGCGACCGGTCTGGACGTGGCCGGCCGTGAGCAGCTCATCGAGCGGCTCGACACGTTGCAGCACAGCTATCCGGACCTCGCCTCGGTCCTGGTCACCCATCATCTGGAAGAGCTGCCCCCCGGGACGACGCATGTGCTGTTGCTGCGCGACGGGCGCCCGCTGGCCTCCGGGCCCGTCGAGGACGTCCTCACCAGCGACCAGGTCAGCAAGTGCTTCGACCATCCCATCCGGCTCACCCGCACCGACGGACGCTGGAGCGTGACGGCCCGCCGCGCGCCCCGGCCGCCCGCCGGCTGA
- a CDS encoding thymidine kinase encodes MPELVFFSGTMDCGKSTLALQFAHNRSARGLQGLIFTRDDRAGEGKLSSRLGLVTDAVEAVTGMDLYAYVVDRVSQGGKVDYLIVDEAQFLAPEQIDQLARVVDDLNLDVFAFGITTDFRTKLFPGSRRLIELADRLETLQVEAMCWCGARATHNARTVGGEMVVEGEQVVVGDVNGLTAEVGYEVLCRRHHLRRMTSASAHAGALSPDVLPMTSD; translated from the coding sequence ATGCCCGAGCTGGTGTTCTTCTCCGGAACCATGGACTGCGGGAAGTCGACGCTGGCTCTGCAGTTCGCGCACAACCGGTCGGCGAGGGGACTGCAGGGCTTGATCTTCACCCGGGACGACCGCGCGGGGGAGGGCAAGCTCTCTTCACGGCTGGGGCTGGTGACCGACGCGGTCGAGGCGGTGACGGGGATGGATCTGTATGCCTATGTGGTCGACCGGGTGTCTCAGGGCGGCAAGGTCGACTACTTGATCGTGGACGAGGCGCAGTTCCTGGCACCGGAGCAGATCGATCAGTTGGCGCGGGTCGTGGACGACCTGAACCTTGATGTCTTCGCCTTCGGTATCACCACCGACTTCCGCACCAAGCTCTTCCCGGGCTCGCGGCGGCTGATCGAGCTGGCGGACCGCCTTGAGACGCTCCAGGTGGAGGCGATGTGCTGGTGCGGGGCGCGGGCCACGCACAATGCCCGCACCGTGGGCGGTGAGATGGTGGTGGAAGGCGAACAGGTCGTCGTCGGTGACGTGAACGGCCTGACCGCGGAGGTCGGCTACGAGGTGTTGTGCCGGCGGCACCATCTGCGCCGCATGACGAGCGCCTCGGCCCATGCCGGCGCGCTCTCACCGGACGTCCTGCCGATGACCTCCGACTGA
- a CDS encoding HPr family phosphocarrier protein yields MAERRVNVGWAEGLHARPASIFVRAATAAGIPVTIAKADGNPVNAASMLAVLGLGAQGGEEIVLASEAEGADVALDRLAKLVAEGLEELPETV; encoded by the coding sequence ATGGCTGAGCGCCGCGTCAACGTCGGCTGGGCCGAGGGCCTTCACGCCCGCCCCGCTTCCATCTTCGTCCGGGCCGCCACGGCCGCAGGTATCCCGGTGACGATCGCCAAGGCCGACGGCAACCCCGTCAACGCGGCCTCCATGCTGGCCGTGCTCGGCCTGGGCGCCCAGGGCGGCGAGGAGATCGTCCTCGCCTCCGAGGCCGAGGGGGCGGACGTCGCTCTCGACCGTCTCGCGAAGCTGGTCGCCGAGGGTCTCGAGGAACTCCCCGAGACCGTCTGA
- a CDS encoding M23 family metallopeptidase: MAFTCATGKHRRPSRMQRTTARAAGVAALTTTGVMATVASAPAFAAEPTPEQTGLIPVVTAGEAVADQIDDQVAVQKKAAYEQAAREAAAKKAVEEREARVRAAREAERKRLNAFVPPITGSYVSTGYHASSSLWSSGSHTGIDFHAATGTTVHAVGLGTVVEAGWGGSYGNQVVIKMNDGTYTQYGHLSSIGVSVGQQVTPGQQIGLSGATGNVTGPHLHFEARTSAEYGSDIDPVAYLRQHGVNV; the protein is encoded by the coding sequence ATGGCGTTCACCTGCGCCACCGGGAAGCACCGTCGGCCCAGCCGGATGCAGCGCACCACCGCACGCGCCGCGGGCGTCGCGGCGCTCACCACCACCGGTGTCATGGCCACCGTCGCCTCCGCCCCGGCCTTCGCCGCCGAGCCCACCCCCGAACAGACCGGGCTGATCCCCGTCGTCACCGCCGGCGAGGCCGTCGCCGACCAGATCGACGACCAGGTCGCCGTGCAGAAGAAGGCCGCCTACGAGCAGGCCGCGCGCGAGGCGGCCGCCAAGAAGGCCGTCGAGGAGCGCGAGGCACGCGTGCGTGCCGCCCGTGAGGCCGAGCGCAAGCGGCTCAACGCCTTCGTGCCGCCGATCACGGGTTCGTACGTCTCCACCGGCTACCACGCCAGCAGTTCGCTGTGGTCCTCCGGCAGTCACACCGGCATCGACTTCCACGCCGCGACCGGCACCACGGTGCACGCGGTCGGCCTGGGCACCGTCGTCGAGGCCGGCTGGGGCGGGTCGTACGGCAACCAGGTGGTCATCAAGATGAACGACGGCACGTACACCCAGTACGGGCACCTGTCGTCCATCGGCGTCTCGGTGGGCCAGCAGGTCACTCCCGGCCAGCAGATCGGCCTGTCCGGCGCGACCGGTAACGTCACCGGTCCGCATCTGCACTTCGAGGCCCGCACCTCGGCGGAGTACGGCTCGGACATCGACCCGGTCGCCTACCTCCGCCAGCACGGTGTGAACGTCTGA
- a CDS encoding bifunctional acetate--CoA ligase family protein/GNAT family N-acetyltransferase, whose product MQSASDRHEYPAHWEADVVLRDGGTARIRPITVDDAERLVSFYEQVSDESKYYRFFAPYPRLSAKDVHRFTHHDFVDRVGLAATVGGEFIATVRYDRIGADGMAASAPADEAEVAFLVQDAHQGRGVASALLEHIAAVARERDIRRFAAEVLPANTKMIKVFTDAGYTQKRSFEDGVVRLEFDLEPTERSLAVQRAREQRAEAHSVRRLLAPGSVAVVGAGRTPGGVGRSVLGNLREAGFTGRLYAVNKAFPEDLKELDGVPAHRSVRDIAGPVDLAVLAVPAEHVPEAVAECGEHGVQGLVVLSAGYAESGPDGRERQRELVRHARAYGMRIIGPNAFGVINTSPQVRLNASLAPQMPRPGRIGLFAQSGAIGIALLSRLHRRGAGVTGVTGVSTFVSSGNRADVSGNDVLQYWYDDPDTDVALMYLESIGNPRKFTRLARRTAAAKPLVVVQGAGSAPQGHAVRATRLPHATVSALLRQAGVIRVDTITELVDAGLLLARQPLPTGPRVAILGNSESLGLLTYDACLSEGLRPLPPLDLTTEASAEDFHAALARALADETCDAVVVTAIPAIGEASPGDAALAQALRSAAAAAPAKPVLVVHVELGGLAAALSAAASTAPRAEATPHARAAAEATGTRWPAPVEAPEGAHLIPAFPAAERAVRALAEAVKYAQWRREAADPGKVPEYEDIDEKGAAALIGGLLARGQGLTLGADETCELLCRYGIRTRRAIPAPTPDEAARAAAALGYPVALKATAPHLRHRADLGGVRLDLADEEQLRRAYAELTELFGKPEELRPVVQSMAPRGVDTVVRAVIDPAAGAVLSFGLAGAASQLLGDMAHRLVPVTDREATSLIRSIRTAPLLFGWRGSTPVDTPALEELLLRVSRLVDDHPEVVAVTLEPVVVAPHGLSVLGASVRLAPPPARDDLGPRTLPTY is encoded by the coding sequence ATGCAGAGCGCGTCGGACCGGCACGAGTACCCCGCCCACTGGGAGGCCGACGTGGTGCTGCGCGACGGCGGCACCGCACGCATCCGCCCCATCACCGTCGATGACGCCGAGCGCCTGGTCAGCTTCTACGAGCAGGTTTCGGACGAGTCGAAGTACTACCGCTTCTTCGCGCCCTACCCGCGCCTGTCCGCGAAGGACGTCCACCGCTTCACGCACCACGACTTTGTGGACCGGGTGGGACTCGCGGCCACCGTCGGCGGCGAGTTCATCGCAACCGTACGCTATGACCGCATTGGCGCCGACGGCATGGCCGCCTCCGCGCCCGCCGACGAGGCCGAGGTCGCCTTCCTCGTGCAGGACGCCCACCAGGGCCGCGGCGTAGCCTCCGCGCTCCTCGAACACATCGCGGCGGTCGCCCGCGAGCGCGACATCCGCCGCTTCGCCGCCGAGGTGCTCCCCGCCAACACCAAGATGATCAAGGTGTTCACGGACGCCGGCTACACCCAGAAGCGCAGCTTCGAGGACGGCGTCGTCCGCCTGGAGTTCGATCTCGAACCCACCGAGCGCTCCCTCGCCGTGCAGCGCGCGCGGGAGCAACGCGCGGAGGCGCACTCCGTACGGCGGCTGCTGGCACCCGGCTCGGTCGCCGTCGTCGGCGCCGGCCGCACGCCCGGCGGCGTCGGCCGAAGCGTCCTCGGCAACCTCCGGGAGGCCGGCTTCACCGGCCGCCTGTACGCCGTGAACAAGGCCTTCCCCGAGGACCTGAAGGAGCTCGACGGCGTGCCCGCCCACCGCTCGGTGCGCGACATAGCGGGGCCCGTCGACCTCGCGGTCCTCGCCGTCCCGGCCGAGCACGTGCCCGAGGCCGTCGCCGAGTGCGGCGAGCACGGCGTGCAGGGACTCGTGGTCCTCTCCGCCGGGTACGCCGAGAGCGGCCCCGACGGGCGCGAGCGCCAGCGCGAACTCGTCCGCCACGCGCGCGCGTACGGCATGCGGATCATCGGCCCCAACGCCTTCGGCGTCATCAACACCTCCCCACAGGTGCGGCTCAACGCCTCCCTCGCCCCCCAGATGCCGAGGCCCGGCCGGATCGGGCTCTTCGCCCAGTCCGGCGCCATCGGCATCGCCCTGCTGTCCCGCCTCCACCGGCGCGGCGCAGGCGTCACCGGCGTCACCGGCGTGTCCACCTTCGTCTCCTCCGGCAACCGCGCGGACGTCTCCGGCAACGACGTCCTGCAGTACTGGTACGACGACCCCGACACCGACGTCGCCCTGATGTACCTGGAGTCCATCGGCAACCCGCGCAAGTTCACCCGCCTCGCCCGGCGCACGGCGGCCGCCAAGCCCCTGGTCGTCGTCCAGGGCGCCGGTTCCGCCCCGCAGGGGCACGCCGTGCGGGCTACGCGGCTGCCCCACGCGACGGTGTCGGCGCTGCTGCGGCAGGCCGGCGTGATCCGCGTGGACACCATCACCGAGCTGGTCGACGCGGGCCTGCTGCTCGCCCGCCAACCGCTGCCGACGGGACCGCGGGTGGCGATCCTCGGCAACTCCGAGTCGCTGGGCCTGCTGACGTACGACGCCTGCCTCTCCGAAGGCCTGCGCCCGCTGCCCCCGCTGGACCTGACGACGGAGGCGTCCGCGGAGGACTTCCACGCGGCCCTCGCGCGGGCGCTGGCCGACGAGACCTGCGACGCGGTGGTCGTGACGGCGATCCCGGCGATCGGGGAGGCCTCGCCCGGGGACGCGGCACTCGCGCAGGCCCTGCGCTCGGCCGCGGCCGCCGCTCCCGCCAAGCCGGTGCTCGTCGTCCACGTGGAACTCGGCGGGCTCGCGGCGGCCCTGTCCGCTGCGGCGAGCACCGCGCCGCGCGCCGAAGCGACCCCCCACGCGCGTGCTGCGGCGGAGGCCACCGGAACCCGATGGCCGGCCCCCGTGGAAGCGCCCGAGGGAGCACACCTGATCCCCGCCTTCCCCGCCGCCGAACGCGCCGTCCGCGCCCTCGCCGAGGCCGTGAAGTACGCCCAGTGGCGGCGCGAGGCGGCCGACCCCGGCAAGGTCCCCGAGTACGAGGACATCGACGAGAAGGGCGCCGCAGCACTGATCGGCGGGCTCCTCGCGCGCGGACAGGGCCTCACCCTCGGCGCCGACGAGACCTGCGAACTGCTCTGCCGCTACGGCATCCGCACCCGCCGGGCGATCCCCGCGCCCACCCCGGACGAGGCCGCACGCGCCGCGGCCGCCCTCGGCTACCCCGTCGCCCTCAAGGCCACCGCCCCGCATCTGCGCCACCGCGCCGACCTGGGCGGCGTCCGCCTCGACCTGGCCGACGAGGAGCAACTGCGCCGGGCGTACGCCGAGTTGACCGAACTCTTCGGCAAGCCGGAGGAGCTCCGACCGGTCGTGCAGTCGATGGCCCCGCGCGGCGTCGACACCGTCGTCCGCGCGGTCATCGACCCGGCGGCCGGCGCCGTGCTGTCCTTCGGACTCGCCGGGGCCGCCTCGCAACTGCTCGGCGACATGGCGCACCGGCTGGTGCCGGTCACCGACCGCGAAGCGACCTCGCTGATCCGCTCCATCCGCACCGCCCCCCTCCTCTTCGGCTGGCGCGGCTCGACACCCGTCGACACCCCCGCCCTGGAGGAGCTGCTGCTGCGCGTGTCCCGGCTGGTCGACGACCACCCCGAGGTCGTCGCGGTGACCCTGGAGCCGGTCGTCGTCGCCCCGCACGGCCTGAGCGTCCTCGGCGCCTCCGTACGCCTCGCGCCTCCGCCCGCGCGCGACGACCTCGGACCGAGGACCCTGCCGACGTACTGA